The region AATGTGACTTTAGCAAATAGCGCCATCTACCTGTGATAATGTGAGGTACTGTGTCATGAAAATATAACAAGCTAAGAGGTACAGTACCACTGCTGGGAGAGGTGGTGCTGTTATGGCCATCCAGTATTATATCCCTGCAGGCCAAACCAAAGTCCCCAATCCGAACATGGCAGTCATGACCATGGAGGAAAATGTTCCTTGGctgtggaaaaaacaaacacattacaatTAGTTCCATTTGTCACTGGGTGTAGAGACGCAGAAATCTTTTTGCATGTGagatcacagtgtttcataCAACATATTATAAGAAGAAATCAACAATTTTAGGGTTTCAGACCATCTAACATTACATTCTAAACATACACTTATTTTTCTAATATATTTCCCCATAAAGGCTCTGATGGGAAGACACATACTACATGACTGTCATGTAGATACTGGATGAAGCCACTGTAAAAAGGAGAGAGGATTCAGAATAAGCCAGGGCTTTACATCAACTACTCCATTCAAACTTGGAAATACTGTTCTTTATTTACTGCATTTTAAAAGATGGATTGGTAAGCATGTAAGcttttacaaattaataattcCCTGCTTTCcttaaagtaaaattttaaagtGCAACAAGCACTGGAACAACCTGTAAATTACTCAGAAGGGTGTAACCAGTCCCCATAATTGGCCCCACATGCAGCAAGAAGTTATCAGTTGTGACAGGAAGACCGTACATCAAACTTAGACACGTAACTCTCAAACCTACATGATGAAATCAGACTCACTGAAAAcaccaaacacagaaaacagaagtaGCTGCCGAAACtaccaaacacagaaaacagaagcaCTTTGATTTTCCCTCCTCAAGACTGCCAAATTAACCGACATCCCTCTgacaaatgtatgtttgtatcaACAAACCAGACGAACCAGCTTTCAACCACCACACACACCTTCTGGAAGActaaacacagacagcagtgaAGCTGCGATGCCTGGTCATGTTGGAGGAGAGCAAGGAACATGAGGATGGGAGCGGTAACATTATCAAGTTTCACAACAATGAATTCTATACTGCAATTTTGGATGAAGACTTGAGATGTATAGAAGACATGTCAAAAAAGCATGGGAGCAACTTTCTCATCAAGATTCAAGATGGTGCACCCGGAGAAGTTTTCTGGAAGGTAACTGCAACAACGCaaccatttataaaaaaatacttctgaGAATTGAAACATGTCAAATGTAAGTTTCACTTTACATCAAAACTGTCACATGGACAGAAACATAGCatcttatatatattatagtatcGCCAAATCAACGATAATCACAAAAAGATCATCcaatttgtgaaaataaaagaaaaaagtaaaaaagaaagtaCTTCCTGTAGTGTTAGACTGcaacatatttgtgttttacagtattCCAGTTTGTCttctcttgtcttgtcttgccTTGCCTTAGGGCCTTGCTATCCTTCCCCTTCACCTGGCTGCCTCTTACAGAAGAGTAAAGAGCATGCAGAGCCTGCTGTCAGCAGGGGCAGACCCTGAAATGAGGTCTGGACAAACACACGCAAGTATACGGATATACACACTTAAACCTAGCATCATGCCCATCAATACTACAGTGTTACATGAGGTTGTTTTTCTCATGGTTTAAGCCtctcataaaataaacaaaaatgactcAGCTGGAATAAAATGAACTCATTTCAGCTGAGGTAGTTTAGtttatttcctaaaacaaaGAAGACTGCATAAGAGTAAGTACAGTAAGAGTCTAATTTCATTTTTGGTGACTTGATGACTTCCTGTTACAACTTCAAAGTGACACCCAGTACAATGACACGCATGTCACTGGTTCCTTTTATTTCTAATAAAACGTTGACAGCTTTCCATCTGCACCAACTTCACTGTCTCTTCCTGTGTCACAGGGACCAGCTCGGTCGAACCACTCTGCACGTGGTGATAACCTGTTGGCCAAGCATCCTGACTACTTGGCCAAAACCAGGTTCCAAGGCCCAGGCTGCTATGATCGGCGTGTGTAGGCAGGCAGAGGCCTGTCTGCGGCTCCTCTGTGAGCACGGTGTTAAAGTCAATGCAAaggtgaaatgtttttcatacaGCAAATCAATGTTAAGCTTCTTTTTGCACTAATTTAAGCTCCTATCTGTGAAATTCGAGTTAAACAGAAAAGGTTCCACTTAACTTGGATAGTCTacagagtatttgtaacatttcaacagcttattagttgagattcaacaatttaactgtttcacaaataaaggtttggtttaggtttaggcacaaaaaacctCTCGGTTAGGGTATGCACGTCAATTATCacatatattttattgataatctgttaagcATCTACAGTCAAcagcgaaacagttgaaatgttacatataCTCTATAATCTATCGGTAGGCGGACtaaaagtaaagtgttacccaagAAAAAAGTCAAGAGTAATTTGTAGATTTGTGgatcaaaacataaattatgaaaaacatttttaaaaatcctcaaatatatctttttataattccttttgaaatgtttgtgcgtgtgtttgttgTGCTTCCTCTCTAGGTGGAGGAAAACAGTCACCAGACAGCTCTCCACCTATCAGTACGCTACAGGGCTCTGTCTGCTGTCCAAATTCTGGCCAGCTATGGTGCTGATGTTAATGCTGTGGACAGCAGTGGGATGACGCCCCTGCATATGGCTGCTGGGATCCTCCATAAGGACATTCTAGCCAGCTTGATCAAGGAGGGAGCAGATATTAACGTGGTTcgtgttgttgtttcttttggCAGTTGGCATTTGctctatttttttcttgcttaaacacaataaaacacaaaagaccCTTTCACTGCAGTCATTTTGACGTGTCATAGCAGGGAAAGCACAGATAACGACTGCATTCCACATCTTACTGGGACACCtgaacagaacagagccatcgtctTGAAAAAGGTAGAAAATCCTGACCTAGGACGgcgaaagaaagaaaatactctGAAGTAAGAAAATTCAAACAATTCGGCATAAAATAAGAATACCGAATACACGAAATGTGCCCAGTCCACAGACAAAAATAATGGCTTATTTAAGCCCTTATGCCATCTAACATCAAGCAAATCACGCATAGCGTAGGTCTCAATTCAACTAGGCAATTTCTCCTTTGAGGTAgaccaaacaaatgaaaaaatactgaaaatactaTATTCACTAATGGTATAGTttagattttggattttttgtcACTTGttgcttcattttctgtttcattgATAATAACTTGCCACAACACTTGAAAAAGCTGTTGACCAGTGATCTTGACCATATCTTAATCGCATTAGGTTACATCTGCCCTTCACTAAATTCAAGTAAATTCTTCACTATTTTCAAGGGGGTGAAGCAGTCTGGGAACACTGCTCTGCACCTATCTGCTGTGGCAATGGCTATGAAGACCACTAAAACCCTGGAGGACAACATTAGCTGCATCTCTGCGCTGCTTGAGCAGGGGGCCGAGGCCAACGCGGTGAACAAAGCTGGATTGACACCTTTACAGGAGGCGTGCAGCATGGGCAGCAAGGAGCTGGTGGACCTGCTGCTCAGGTACGGAGCCAACATCAATAAGCTGAGCAACGCAGGGGAGAACTGTCTGTTCCTGTTCCTGAACCACACGCCTAATGTAAGGAACAGCTCTCTGCTGGTGAAACTCCTCAGTCTGACCTCCCCGCTCACAGTCTACAACCAGAGCGGCCACCTGCCCTCCACCTTGACGCTCCCATGTTTCTTCAAACAGAGAGACCAGCTACTGAAACTCATTCAGCAGCCAAAGAGGCTTCAGGATATTTGCAAGACTGACATTTATCTAAAACATGTCCAAGACAAGAGAGAAGAGTTGAGAAGAATCCTGCCTGAGAGGATATATGACTTTGTAGTCAACTACTGGgagaatttacacatttccttTCTGACAGATAGTGAACAGGACTCTTTTAATAACTTATTTGATATTGCTCCGATTTAACACCTGTGTGTCAATGCAAACTGCATGTGACTGTTTGCATTAAGCTACAGAGACACCTTCAATCTGATGCCCTCAAACATGTGCTGATCAAATAAAATCTATCAAAGCACTTTACCTTCAGGTCTCTGTGCATGATTCCCCTGGAGTGAATGTACTCCACTCCTTCAAGTATCTTTCTCAGCaggctgagtgtgtgttcagtatCAACACATCCATAAGGgcctgaaaatacaaaaatatatttattttccaaaattgtCTTTTATATCTCAGAACAGatgtgaaatacattttcagcatgaattaaattaaatttgtaacatttgtaaatGGTTAGAAGCTAGCAATCTAAAGTTGTGtgcttttattaaatataatctGTAATGgaacaatttaatattgtaAAGTAATGCATGTGTTAAACAAATACATCTTGAGGTCTGTTCTTCTTTGGGCTTGGTGTTCCTGTCAGAGATCCAGTCCTTCAGTGAGCGCTCGCACAACTGCATCTGGATGTAGAGCATCAGGTGGAAGTGTACCTGCAGATATAGTCAAACCATAACTGAAAACTTGACATTGTTTTTGAGTGTACATTTCAAGATttctgaaaaaacatttttaactttcaGTAAGCTATAAAACTAAATCTTTCCAATCATTTGTCTTTAAGCACCTACCTCTTTAGAAGGCTTTGTTGTGCGTTTGTCAGCCCACTGCTGACATTCCCTGTCCATGCAGGAGTTGTTGTTCAGTTCGATGCTACTCCTGCTGGACTCCTCCTCTGACAGTGCTGAACTGTCCCAACCCGTGGCAGGACATTTGGAGCTCTTCATGGGACCTTGCTGTCCCAGGAACACACAGGGGACATAGTTCTCAGGAATCCTGCGCATCGTCTTGGGACACACCACCTGGTCCTTCTCTTGGGTTGGAACTAAAGCTTTGACGGGCTGGGTCTCTCTCGGGGGAACTTTGGCACTTGAAGCAGCATGTGTTGGTGCTTGACTGAGGCTTTGGAAAACTATCGAGGAGCTGCTGCCGCCGTCAGGGTTCTCACCAGAACTGGGAATGAAAGAGTCGAgatagatttaaaaaattactattaTTGCATCTACATGCCCTGAGATAAATACTGTAGCGTAAACagtgtttgaattattttttacctGTCAAAAAAATTGTTATTAATAATTCATTCTTAGCATAAATGTGTAACCTTACCCACTTTTAATGCTATTTCTGTATAGAATCCACTATTTGAAAAGTTTAGTGGTCAATCACaagaaaaataagttttaatatAGAATTTGCCTATTCACTTGTGCTCTGAATCAAGTTCGTAATTCATCTAAAGTAGTCCACCAGAAGGTAAATaacatataataaataatactagGGCCGAAACTTACGATTAATTCCATTATTGATAAATATTctaattattttctaaaaaaatagTTCTCAATCATTTGGTTTATataatgacagaaaatagtgaaaaatgttcataaCAATTCAGTTAACGTTGGATCCTACCTGTCTTGATGTCCAGGTGATTCCAGTGCAGGCAGGAGAGATTCAGAATCTGCAACAG is a window of Siniperca chuatsi isolate FFG_IHB_CAS linkage group LG20, ASM2008510v1, whole genome shotgun sequence DNA encoding:
- the LOC122867767 gene encoding ankyrin repeat domain-containing protein 61-like isoform X1 translates to MLEESKEHEDGSGNIIKFHNNEFYTAILDEDLRCIEDMSKKHGSNFLIKIQDGAPGEVFWKGLAILPLHLAASYRRVKSMQSLLSAGADPEMRDQLGRTTLHVVITCWPSILTTWPKPGSKAQAAMIGVCRQAEACLRLLCEHGVKVNAKVEENSHQTALHLSVRYRALSAVQILASYGADVNAVDSSGMTPLHMAAGILHKDILASLIKEGADINVGVKQSGNTALHLSAVAMAMKTTKTLEDNISCISALLEQGAEANAVNKAGLTPLQEACSMGSKELVDLLLRYGANINKLSNAGENCLFLFLNHTPNVRNSSLLVKLLSLTSPLTVYNQSGHLPSTLTLPCFFKQRDQLLKLIQQPKRLQDICKTDIYLKHVQDKREELRRILPERIYDFVVNYWENLHISFLTDSEQDSFNNLFDIAPI
- the LOC122867767 gene encoding ankyrin repeat domain-containing protein 61-like isoform X2, coding for MQSLLSAGADPEMRDQLGRTTLHVVITCWPSILTTWPKPGSKAQAAMIGVCRQAEACLRLLCEHGVKVNAKVEENSHQTALHLSVRYRALSAVQILASYGADVNAVDSSGMTPLHMAAGILHKDILASLIKEGADINVGVKQSGNTALHLSAVAMAMKTTKTLEDNISCISALLEQGAEANAVNKAGLTPLQEACSMGSKELVDLLLRYGANINKLSNAGENCLFLFLNHTPNVRNSSLLVKLLSLTSPLTVYNQSGHLPSTLTLPCFFKQRDQLLKLIQQPKRLQDICKTDIYLKHVQDKREELRRILPERIYDFVVNYWENLHISFLTDSEQDSFNNLFDIAPI